The Pogoniulus pusillus isolate bPogPus1 chromosome 6, bPogPus1.pri, whole genome shotgun sequence genomic interval AGTGCACATCATCAAAGCACCCCTTCTACCCCTGGAGCTGGAAACCAGGCTGAAGAGGGAAGCCTTCAGCACTGCTAGGAAATGAAACTgcagcttttcacagaatcatggaatcaagcaggttggaagagacctccaacatcatccagtccaacctagcacccagccctacccagtcaaccagaccatggcactgagtgcctcagccaggctttgcttcaacacctccagggacagtgactccaccacctccctgggcagcccattccaatgccaatcactctctctgccaacaacttcctcctaacatccagcctagacctccctcagcacaacttgagactctgtccccttgttctgttggtggttgcctgggagaagagaccaacccccacctggctacaacctcccttcaggtagttgtagacagcaatgaggtcacccctgagcctcctcttctccaggctaaacacccccagctccctcagcctctcctcatagggtttgtgctccaggcccctcaccagctttgttgcccttctctggacaccttccagcacctcaacatctctcttgaattgaggagcccagaactggacacagcactcaaggtgtggcctgagcagtgctgaccacaggggcagaataacctcccttgtcctactggccacactgttcctgatgcaggccaggatgccattggctctcttggccacctgggcacactgctggctcagcttcagctactatctatgagtacccccagatccctttcttcctggctgctctcagccactgtgtccccagcctgtagcactgcttggggttgttgtggccaaagtgcagaaccctgcacttggccttgttcaatctcatccccttggcctctgcccacacatACAGCCtctctaggtccctctgcagaattctcctaccctccaacagatgaaCACTTGCTTGAAgcatggtgtcatctgcaaacttactgatgcagaactcaatcccctcatccagatcatcaataaagatgtctTGGGAAATTTGGCAGGGCTCTCTGTGTTGTTGAGGACCAACAGACAGGTTGAGGAGCCCAGGTACATCTGCCTGCACTCTGACAATAATCTATAGGACTCTGCTGGAcaggaccttggagtcctggtgaacaataagttatccatgggacagcaatgtgccttcaTGGCCAGGGAGGCCAATGTTCTCCTGcagtgcatgaagaagagtgtcaagggagattctcctccccctctactctacccttctgtggtcacatctggagtgctgtgtccagttctgggcttcccagttcaagaaggcctgagaactactggagaaagCCCAGTGGAATGTTCCAAAGATGATGAGGgccctgaagcatctctgtgaggaggaaaggctgagagacctagggctgttgagcctgcagaagagcagcctgagaggggatctgatcaatgctcagcaagagctaaaggaccttTGTGGGGCAGGAcgatggggccagtctcttgCTAATGTgtccaggacaagggacaacaggaacaaactggaacacaagaggttctacctgaacaggaggagcaactttttttttggtgtgagggtgctggagccctggagcaagctgcctagagaggttgtggattctccttctctggagatgagtCCCAAATACTCATCAGTATTCTGGAGCAAAAGAagccaggactgggtgataggttggactggatgatcttggagatctcttccaacctggttgattctacgattctatgattctatgttctctgTTCTCATGGAATCACTTTAAAAGATGACTAAGGAAGATATGATCTTCAGGAGAAAGGCCTGCAGGACTTCTACTGAGAAGCCTAGAAGCCAGCTCAGCCACACCAGTGGTAAGAAAGCATTGCTCTGTGATCTCCACAACCTCACCCTTCAAGCAGCTCACAGGATTAAGGAAATCACTTCCATAAAGCATAACCTGCTGCCCATCCTGGGCTTGGCTTAGCTACACAGTCAGTCAGGAGGAATATTTTCTCCTAGCAAGAAAGGAAAGGATTCTTACAGTGACACTTCTTTGCAGAAACAAGAACTGCCAGCAATAACAAAGTCTGATTTTCTTTGACCTGGCATCTGGAGGACAGCAGCTACCAGCTGGATGTTGTAAGTCACTTATCAAATCTCCCAAGTCCAGGGTTAGATCAGTTCCTGCCTTCTGATTTCTGTTACAGGGTAGGGAAGTGAAATCTTCTGCTAGTGTCCAGATATCAATGTTCTGCCCATTCCACTCACACCACGCTGAGCAACTGTGAGTTGCCCTACACTTTCCACCCAGCTACAGACAAAAACAACTTTTCTGCCATAAAAATGCAACTCCATTTCTATTTAACTGAAAGAGCAAGGAAGCTGTCCAGAGATGCTTTCAGGAGACATCAGATCAGATTGTACTTTCCACCTCTAGCCATGTGTATCCAAAAAGCCTTCTCCAAATCACTGTTTTCCAGCCAGATGTAGCCCTGGGTAAAACATAAGCTGAGTGGCCACCACCAGAGAAGCATCAAACAATagcctaggttggaagggaccttagtgatcacctactccaaactccctgccataggcagggatgctactcagctagactcagctgctcagtgcctcatccagactggccttaaacacctccagggaagaggcatgaACAGCCTTcctaggcaacctattccatAGTTTCACCACCCTGATaccaaagagcttcttcctaagatgcagtctaaacctactctccttcAGTTTCCCCCTTGCCTCATCcttagacacccttatgaaaagtccctctccagccttcctgtaggttcccttcaggcattggaaggcagctataagctCCCCCAAgagtgttctcttctccaggctgaacaaccccagatccctcagcctatcttcatagcagaggtgctccagcccttggatcatctttgtggctctcctctggagttACTCCaagagctctgtgtccttcttatgatggggacaccagaactggacacagtttttgatgtggggtctcaccagagcaaaggagctccagggcaaggggcagaagtgaagaaagaaagacaagaaACCAGCAGAGCTCATTACAACCAAAGTTTCAATATTTCTTCTGAAGGTTAGTAGGAAGATTAATGTCTGTGCACAAACTGGTGTAATTAGTGCCCAGGTCCATCAAGAACTGTACAATTCCTATGTGCACAGGTATAAATACTATGGAAATGAGCAATGACAAAAGAGTATTTCTTCTGTTCCTCAACAGGAAACTCACTGTTAATGCAGTTTGTAAAATGCAATTAAACTGCCTTCCTGGCCTCACCAGTCCCCTCCAGGAGACCAAGCTGTGCTGGCCTGACCACAGTAGTTGGAATCTGCTAAATCTTcataatggctgtggtgggtgagatccagaaaggcagcaggagaTCCAGCAGTGACATTTGCCACTGGCCAAAATGTGGATTTTGAATGGACTTTTCATCCACATCTGGAAATGGTTGATTTTAGTCCTGGATGTGGTGGAGCTCCAAAGTCTCCACACAGTTTGGTGGCATAGAGGGGGATTTTCATAGCGTCATCagatggtttggattggaaaggacctccaagatcatctactccaaaagCCCCcctccatggacagggacaccatTCACTAGACTGGGTCGCtccaggcctcattcaacctgaccttgcacacttgcagggatgggacatgtcccacagctctgggcaatctgggaCAGGCACTCACCAGCCTCCAGGGAGAACATTTcttccacatctctgggcaacctgagacAGGCACTCACCACTCTCCAgggaaaacatttcttccttctctccagtctgaatcttcccctttgagttcaaaccatcaccccttgtcctgtcaaaagaggctctgctcagagctctgcccccagctttctgatttgCCCCTCTAAGCAGTCTAAGGCCACCAGAAGGAcatccttgagccttctcttgccCAGATTGAACAACCCAAGccctctcacagcagagatgttccagtcccctgattATGACCAGAACAGCCATCAGCAGGGTGTAGGTACAGGGTGCAGTGGCCTCTTGGCTGTGGGTGAGTGAAGGCTCAGGTCAGCCATGGAGACAGGTAGCTAAGAGACCCAGGAGCCACTGCTtgcagaggaggtcacagagaGTCCTGCATCTGTCACCATGGGCTGATGTCACAATATCAGCAGTATTTAAGAGACAGCACTTGGGGTGAAGGCCCCAGCCCAGCGAGCCCCTCAAGAGAGGCATCCTCCAGAGGTTCCAGTTTAAGCATGGGTTGTGGCTTGGCACCTGCTCAGTAGCCTTCTACAGCcatggaggggaagaggagccCTGGGATTTGCACTACCTTCAGTGAGCTGCTTCAGGAAGGGGAGCACTGCGATGTGAGCCTCAGGGTGGATGGGGTTGAATTCCATGCACACAAGGTCATCCTCTCCAGGTGCAGTGACTACTTCAGGTCAGTGCTTGAGACaaaaggggctggggcaggactCAGCTGGAGGACTTAGTCCAGCTGTGTgatcccccaacacaaggagagGACATGAaagggtctagaggagggccacagaggtgatcagagggttggagcacctctgctacgaaGAGAGTGGGAGttattcagactggagaagagaaggctccagggagacctcagagcagcattttggtgtctgaaggggacctacaggagggctggggagggactgttcagaaggactTGTGgagacaggacgaggggcaaagGTCTCAAACTGgtggaggggaaatttaggttggctgggaggaggaagttctgcacaatgaaggTGGTAGGAtaatggagcaggttgcccagggtgaaGGCtgagggcccatccctggagactttcaaggtcaaccttgatggggccctgagcaacctgctctacttgagttgcccctgctgagtgcaagggggttggacaaggcaGCCTTTgagggccccttccagcctgtgatggtttgggtgttacctgccccacccactctcatgaaatcacccagactagactcagctggctggaaatgaaGGAATGGAGCTTCatgttcacagcttagcacaacagccccaggaggggctccaaccaccctgccacctcctttccacccctctgccttatcccagactttgccttctgtgcaaggtgagcttggaggatgAGCCAGGGGGGCTAGAAAGCAGAGAGATTAGCTCCtcaggaagaggggagggagaaaagtgcagcagagagccactgtAACTGTGTTGCCTGTgtctatgttcttgtttttctgcatctcagcaagcctacgagtgaagtagacatctccactgcttccttttaacagcctatgatctaactTCTCTCAGTAGAATATTCCAGCTGGCCTCCAACTAGCTCACAGCCCAATACACCCTGTGAACCTGTTAATCAGTGTGCCCTGGTCTGGCTCACCCTGCTGGAGTGGCTCTCCAGCGCTCCCACCACTAACACTTCCATCAGCAGCTCTCCATAGTGCAGGTACCTCCCTGCACACCAGAATCAACCCACAACCTGCTGCCGTGCTGGAAAGCACCTCACAAACTCAGTAAGCTCTGAGGAGCCCTTGGCCACCAGGGATTTGCTGCCTCTCTCCAAAGCAGGTACCTCTCACCTGTGCAAAGCCTCAGCTGCTTGCTTCAGCCAAGAGCACGTAAGACTTCTGGAACCCTtcggtgtggtgctgagggtcacgGCTTAGGAGTGGTCTTGGGAGAGTTAGAAGTGTTCACggtcaggctgggcagggccctgagaaacctgatctGGTAGAAGATGTCccttgccatggcaggggggttggaaccagatgatccctcaagtcccttccaacaccaaTTGTTGGATCATTCTAAGGGAATGCTCCTCTGTGCCTCCAGATTTTGTGGAGGCTTTGTACCCTTCACAGGctttgcagccccagcagaTCCAAGCCCACAGTCAGGATAGACTTGGTGGGACTTGATCAtgtcaaagatcttttccagccaacaTATTCTATGGTGTGGTGCTGAtaaagcagctctggaggtggtGAGTGGCAACCACCCAGatgtggggcagggctggcagtgtgGTCAGCCTGGCTGACCCACCTTtggctgggagggctgggagggtACCCCTGATATGTGGCCAAACTGGTGGCCAGAGAGGAAGACCCAGGGGATGGCAGGGTCTGGGATGGACACCAACATTCACCCAATGCTGCCTTGGTTTCTCCAGGACCTTGTTCAGCAGCAGGTGGAAGGAGACAGATAAGAGAGTCCATGAGCTCCATGGCTTCTCAGCAGAGACCATGAGGCACGTCATTGAGTACGTCTACACGGGGACAGTGCCGCTCACGTGGCACAGCGCTCAGGACTTGCTCAGCATGGCAGACTACCTCAGTGTCACTGGgctcaccaagctgtgtgctgactTCCTCAAGTCCCAGCTGAGCCTGGAAAACTGCCTCGATGTCTGGAGATTCACAGACACCTACTACTGCCCCAGCCTGCGAGACGCAGCCTGCACCTTCGTCCTCCACCACTTCAAGCAGGTGACAGAGGTCTCCACCAAGTTTGTAGACCTCTCTGTCAGTGACCTCAAAGACATCATAGAGAAGGATGAACTCAACGTGGCACACGAAGGAATTGTGTTTGAGGCAGTTGTGAGATGGGTGGCTCATGACCCAGAGAACAGGAGGCAGCACCTGGCTGCCTTGCTGAGCAAGGTGAGTGATGTCACAGCGTGGACCTGGGTGGCTCTGCACTCtttggcacagggcagagctttGCAGTGCTTTTTCTCCCTGTTCAGAGTTTAGCTGTCCCTCATATCCAGGGCATGGTAGGGAtttggctggagcagctctcctacaaagacatgctgagagagttggggtttggtctggagaagggaagactccaaggagaccttctggtgacctttcagtaccACAGTGGGGCcttcaagaaagctggggagggactttttacaagggctagTAAGTGATAGGAGGAAGGGCAGTGGATGGAACCTAGGGAAGGGTAgattagattggacatcaggaagaagttcttactgtgagggtgctggagcaagaaagcaggttgcacaggagttggtggaggcctcatcacTAGAGACATTTGAGGTCCGTCTTGATGGGGCTGCAAGGAACCTGCTCTTGCTACaaacatccctgctgactgcaagggggttggaccaggtgaCCTCTAGAGGTTCTTTGCCACCCAGTGctttctaggattctgtgaccttATCTCTCCATACACTATATAGAGATGGTTGGAGCCATCCAGCACTGGAGCCATCCAGCACTGGCGTCATCATGCTGCAAGTAGACAAAGGTGAAACCCATACACATGAACACTCTAACCTCCTGCTTGGCCTTTCCAGGTGCGCCTGGCACTGATGCCAGCAGAATACTTCCTGGCCAACGTTCAAACTCACTGTTACGTGAGGGAGAGTGAGGAGTGCAAAGCTCTCATCATAGATGCCATGACAGAAATGTACCAGCTGAGCATGAGCAGCGCAGACTCTGAGCTGCTCAGCCCACTCAGTCGGCCTCGCCTGCCCTATTCCGTCCTGTTTGCCATCGGCGGCTGGAGCGGGGAGAGCCCAACCAACGCCATTGAGGTCTACGACCCCCGTGTAGACCAGTGGGTGGACATCACCCGTGAAGGGGAGGGTCCCCTTGCCTATCACAACGCTGCCTATTTGGAAGGTTTCATCTACGTCATCGGGGGCTTTGACAGCGTGGATTGCTCGAGCAGCGTCAAGAGGCTTGACTTGCTGAAGAAGAcgtggcaggaggtggcacCCATGCACTACAAGCGCTGCTACGTCAGCGTTGCTGTCCTCAACAATGTCATCTACGCCATGGGCGGGTTTGATGGGCACGTTCGCCTCAACACAGCGGAACGCTAccacccagagagcaaccagtgGACTATGATCGCCCCCATGCATGAGCAGAGAAGCGATGCCAGCGCAGCCTCGCTGCACGACAAGGTAAAGAGACCATCAGGCGGTTGGGAGAGGTTAAGGATGAAGTATGGTGAGCTGGAGGAGACAAGACACCAgtgcagagaggggtgaggcatggaacgggctgcccagggagatagtggaattgttgtccctggaagtgttcaagtcatgtgtggacatggcatttgggggcatggcttaatggccatggtggtggtggttgattgttggacttgatgatcttagagatcttttccagccaaagcaattctatgattctacaacaaGAACATGCCTGTCTCCTCCTATGGCATGCCTTGAGGTGAGCTCCCTCTGGGCTACTTACCCAATGACCACAGCTACCAGTTTGAGGTCATCATCGACATGGACAAGAGGTGCCGCAGGGTCAGAAAAGCTGTGGGActtctgtctgatgaggaaaggctgagagatttgggtctggaaaagagcagcctgaggtggACCTCATGAATGTTTAGAAATACCTGAGGGTTGGGGACAAGAAGATGCCAGGCTcgtttcagtggtgtcctgcgGTAGGACAAGATGCTGCTCCCCATCAATGGCCTCCTTGCTGCTAGTCAGCAATTTTCCTGGCCACAAGTGGAGTACCATGTGGGACTATCTACTTCTTGCAGTTCTGGAAACAACAGGTCCAATCCCTGCAGCCCTCAATATCTCCCTGCACTTCTACTCCTTTGCAGCCAGGGCGACAGGATCATTCCCACCAAAACCGAACCTGCCTCCCCCAGAACCCAGCCACACCATTACCAATCTCTCCAGCGCCTCCTCCCACCAAGGGTACAACTTTTCTCTCCAATGCATTCTCCACCGTCAGTCTAACACTGAGGGTTTTCTCCTGCAAGCAGGTGTACATCTGCGGCGGCTTCAACGGAACCGAGTGCCTGATCACCGCTGAGGTGTACGATGCTGCCACCAATCAGTGGACCACAATAGCCCCAATGAGCAGAAGGAGGAGTGGCGTGGGCGTGGTCGCCTACGACGACAAAGTGTACGCGGTAAGGGAGAAGTGGCACCTTGgccacactgccacccagctcctggggcacTTCCTTTTGAGGTTCTGCTCTTCCTAGGCTGTCAGACTGACCAGTGCATgaactcacagaatggtctgagttggaaggaatcttCCAGGTCATCTGCTTCGCTCGTCTCACCTCTGTCCCTTTTGTGTCCCCAGGTTGGAGGCTTTAATGGCTTCAGGCGGCTCCACAGCGCGGAAGCTTACAGCCCCGAGGGCGACTCCTGGCAGCTGGTGGCCAACATGCTCTGTCCTCGCAGCAACTTTGGCATCGAGGTGGTGGAGGATCGTTTGTTTGTGGTTGGAGGCTTCAATGGTTTCACAACCACTTTCAACGCTGAGTATTACGACAAAGCCACCAACGAGTGGTACAGCATCCACGACATGGGCACGCACCGCAGCGCCTTGAGCTGCACCGTCGTGAAAGGGCTTCCCAATGTCCGCGACTACGTGGCCAGATGAGGTTGCTCCGGGGTCAACTCTTCTTcaagcagcacctccagctgagCCCTACTGAACTAGCAATGTCTTCTCAATGTCTTCACTCATGTGAAAGTAAGAATAATAAATACAGGTCAAAGAAACCATGAGTGTGTAAAGGTTTCCTTCTCTGGTCTCAGGAAATGTGTGTTGGCCACAGCCCACACAACATCTTCCAAACCAAAATGTACCACAGAATGCTGGAGAAAGCCAGAAGGTGTCTTCAGCCTCcgtttctccaggctgaacagactcagttctctcagctgctcctcaccagccctgctctccagacccttcacctgctctggtgcctttctctggacatgcttcagcctctcaatgtcAGCAACAAGGAAAATGAAGTTCTCATCTGGAAAATACAGCCCAACTGAAATGAGCAGCGCCATTTAAAACcagagaggtttttttccccccctagcAGTTGGTATTTTCTCACTCTGAGCGAGCATGGgtagcagctgcaggctgccacaCATCCCCACTACTCCCTGCCTCACCTCCTCACTTAATTGACCGTAACAGCAGCTATTTCGTGTCTGGAATAAATGAGGTGTCACTTTTCTGGGACAGTGCTGTGGCAGCGGCTGTGTGCTCaccctgcctcagcagcagacagaaaaTAAACAGCTCTGAAAGGACTATGGGAAACAAGGCTGAAAATGGAATCGCATTTGCCTCTTACCTTCatggtcaagcactggaagaggatgctcagggaggtagtggagtcattgGCTCTGCAGAAGTTCAGGAACTGTGTGGACCCGGCACTTCCAggtgtggtttaatggccatggtgatgttggattgaaggttggactcgatgatcctagaggacTTTTTCAAGTGGAACAATTCTACGATCCCAgtgtcatcttgtccaacagtCTTGCattaagcagggacacctacaaCTAAATCCTGTTGCTCAGGAgctgaggtcccccctcaggaTCCtactctccaagctaaagagccccagctcactcagtctctccttgtaagggagatgttccact includes:
- the LOC135176559 gene encoding kelch-like protein 10, whose protein sequence is MEGKRSPGICTTFSELLQEGEHCDVSLRVDGVEFHAHKVILSRCSDYFRTLFSSRWKETDKRVHELHGFSAETMRHVIEYVYTGTVPLTWHSAQDLLSMADYLSVTGLTKLCADFLKSQLSLENCLDVWRFTDTYYCPSLRDAACTFVLHHFKQVTEVSTKFVDLSVSDLKDIIEKDELNVAHEGIVFEAVVRWVAHDPENRRQHLAALLSKVRLALMPAEYFLANVQTHCYVRESEECKALIIDAMTEMYQLSMSSADSELLSPLSRPRLPYSVLFAIGGWSGESPTNAIEVYDPRVDQWVDITREGEGPLAYHNAAYLEGFIYVIGGFDSVDCSSSVKRLDLLKKTWQEVAPMHYKRCYVSVAVLNNVIYAMGGFDGHVRLNTAERYHPESNQWTMIAPMHEQRSDASAASLHDKVYICGGFNGTECLITAEVYDAATNQWTTIAPMSRRRSGVGVVAYDDKVYAVGGFNGFRRLHSAEAYSPEGDSWQLVANMLCPRSNFGIEVVEDRLFVVGGFNGFTTTFNAEYYDKATNEWYSIHDMGTHRSALSCTVVKGLPNVRDYVAR